The Vigna unguiculata cultivar IT97K-499-35 chromosome 6, ASM411807v1, whole genome shotgun sequence genome contains a region encoding:
- the LOC114188326 gene encoding uncharacterized protein LOC114188326, producing MVLTCHTSSYVDHIILITFSHDLDKSIMALLASEFAMKDLGSLSYFFGIAVTRHASMTSCNPSATLVDIKQKLNTSFDTPYEDPSMYRSLFGALQYLTFTRPNISYVVQQAYLHMHALYIEYVLALKRILQYL from the exons ATGGTTCTGACATGCCATACATCCTCCTATGTTGATCACATCATTCTCATCACCTTCTCACATGACCTTGACAAATCTATCATGGCACTCCTTGCCTCTGAATTTGCTATGAAGGATCTTGGCTCTTTGAGTTATTTTTTCGGGATTGCTGTGACAAGACATGCAA GCATGACTTCTTGCAATCCTTCTGCTACTCTCGTTGATATCAAGCAGAAACTCAATACATCCTTTGACACACCATATGAGGATCCCTCTATGTATCGAAGTCTTTTCGGCGCCCTACAATATCTCACATTCACTCGCCCTAACATTTCATATGTTGTTCAGCAAGCTTATCTTCACATGCATGCCCTCTACATTGAGTACGTGCTAGCTTTGAAACGCATTCTGCAGTATTTGTAG